The following nucleotide sequence is from Candidatus Methylomirabilota bacterium.
GCACCGCCGAGTCGGTCGTGTTGACTCCCTGCCCGCCGGGGCCGGACGAGCGATAGACGTCCACCTTCAGGTCCCTTTCATCGACTTTCACGTCGACGTCCTCGGCCTCGAGCAGCACGGCGACCGTCACGGTGGAGGTGTGGATGCGCCCGGCGGACTCGGTGACGGGGACGCGCTGCACGCGGTGGACGCCGCGCTCGAACTTCAGCCGGCTCCAGGCGCCGCGTCCCTGGACGAAGAGGATGATCTCCTTGTAGCCACCGACGCCGGTCGCGCTGGCGTCCATCACCTCGACCTTCCAGCGCTGCCGCTCAGCGTACTTCGTGTACATGCGGGCCAGGTCCGCGGCGAAGAGCGCGGCCTCGTCGCCGCCCGCGCCCGCGCGGATCTCCACGAACACGTTCTTGTCGTCACTGGGGTCGCGGGGGACGAGCAGGCGCTTCAGCTCCGCCTCCAGCACGGCCTCCTTGGCGGACAGCTCCTGGATCTCCCCCTGGGCCAGCTCCTGGAGCTCGCGATCGCCGCCCTCGGCGAGGATGCGCCGGGCCTCGCCGAGCCGCTTGAGAACCTCCCGGTATTCGCGGAAGCGCTCCACGATCTCCAGGGTCTCGGCGTGCTCTTTGCGGAGACGGGCGAACTCGGCGGGCTGAGTGTAGATTCGGGGATCGGCCAGGGCCCGGGCCAGCCCCTCCGAGCGCTCCTCGATCTGCCGCAA
It contains:
- the prfA gene encoding peptide chain release factor 1; its protein translation is MFDKLRQIEERSEGLARALADPRIYTQPAEFARLRKEHAETLEIVERFREYREVLKRLGEARRILAEGGDRELQELAQGEIQELSAKEAVLEAELKRLLVPRDPSDDKNVFVEIRAGAGGDEAALFAADLARMYTKYAERQRWKVEVMDASATGVGGYKEIILFVQGRGAWSRLKFERGVHRVQRVPVTESAGRIHTSTVTVAVLLEAEDVDVKVDERDLKVDVYRSSGPGGQGVNTTDSAVRITHLPTGLVVTCQDERSQLKNRAKALRVLKARLLERAQQEQQAAIAADRRSQVGTGERSERIRTYNFPQARVTDHRIGLTLHRLPAVLDGDLDELIEALAAAEQAERLERVAH